One Glycine soja cultivar W05 chromosome 2, ASM419377v2, whole genome shotgun sequence genomic region harbors:
- the LOC114373712 gene encoding uncharacterized protein LOC114373712: MKKLEETLAQFMQVSMSNQKSTESAIKNLEFQVGQLAKQLANRPSSSFGANIEKNPKEECKAVMTKSKMVSMNEGEKRIGEEKQQLVTEPEIDPVVELLSETEEEVEAEDDQQKEIPIINKYIHSENIIVEGNCNAVIQRILPPMHKDPGSVTIPCSIGEVFVGKTLIDLRAIINLMPLSMCQRLGELEIMPTRMTLQLADRSITTPYGVIEDVLVRVKHLIFPVDFVVMDIEEDTYIPIILGLPFMATASYVVDMGKKKLEMGIEDQKIRFELFDEERKLLDQNVCLEVKESE; the protein is encoded by the exons ATGAagaagctggaagagactcttgCTCAGTTCATGCAAGTATCCATGTCTAATCAAAAGAGCACAGAGTCAGCCATCAAGAATCTAGAATTCCAGGTGGGACAATTGGCAAAACAACTGGCAAACCGACCGTCAAGTAGCTTTGGAGCCAACATAGAGAAGAATCCAAAGGAGGAGTGCAAGGCTGTTATGACTAAAAGCAAAATGGTGAGCATGAATGAAGGTGAGAAGAGGATAGGTGAAGAAAAACAACAGCTGGTGACTGAACCAGAAATTGACCCAGTGGTGGAACTTTTGAGTGAGACAGAGGAAGAAGTGGAAGCAGAAGATGATCAACAGAAGGAGATACCAATAATA AATAAGTACATTCACAGTGAAAACATCATTGTGGAAGGAAACTGCAATGCTGTAATTCAGAGGATCCTTCCACCTATgcacaaagatcctgggagtgtGACTATTCCGTGTTCAATTGGTGAAGTTTTTGTTGGCAAGACTCTTATTGATTTGAGAGCcattattaatttgatgccaCTTTCCATGTGCCAGAGGCTtggagagttggagataatgCCGACTAGGATGACTTTACAGTTAGCAGATCGCTCCATCACCACACCCTATGGAGTGATAGAAGATGTTTTGGTTCGGGTCAAACACCTTATCTTTCCTGTtgactttgtggtaatggacaTAGAGGAAGATACATATATTCCCATAATTTTGGGACTTCCATTTATGGCTACTGCAAGCTATGTAGTAGACATGGGTAAGAAGAAGCTAGAAATGGGTATTGAAGATCAAAAGATTAGATTTGAACTATTTGATGAAGAAAGGAAATTGTTAGACCAGAATGTTtgtctagaggtgaaggagagtGAATAG